ACCTCCCGGATCGGAGGCTCATCCCCGTACTCCTGGATCTTCTGCTCCAGAAGCGTCTTCACCTTCTTCTCGTGGCCCGAGTACGTCTGCAACGCGTACCAGCGCGGCGCGTCCTCGGGCAGACCGGTCTGCGCGGCCCCCGCGCCCGCGGACTCAGCCACCGAACGACCTGACGATGAATCGCACCGCCGCCGCGAAGACCGAATCCATGGCCCCGATGACGATGGCCATGATGAAGACGAAGATCAGGATGCCGATCGTTGCACCGCGCAACTGATCCTTGTCGGGCCATGTGACCCGACGCATCTCGACCTGTACCTGTTCCGCGAATTCCTGGGTTCTTCTGACGATGCCGGCCAATCGAACCCCTTACCGTGTCTCTTTGTGCATTTTATGTCCGTTACAGCGGCGACAGAACTTCTTCTGCTCGGCCCGCTGCGGATGGGTCCGCCGATTCTTCGTCGTCGAATAGTTGCGCTCTTTGCACTCCGTACACTCGAGCGTGATCCGAACCCTCATTTGTGTTTCCTAGTCGTGGATGGCGGTGACGACCCCGGCGCCCACCGTCCGGCCTCCCTCGCGG
The Candidatus Palauibacter polyketidifaciens genome window above contains:
- the secE gene encoding preprotein translocase subunit SecE, with the protein product MAGIVRRTQEFAEQVQVEMRRVTWPDKDQLRGATIGILIFVFIMAIVIGAMDSVFAAAVRFIVRSFGG
- the rpmG gene encoding 50S ribosomal protein L33, with amino-acid sequence MRVRITLECTECKERNYSTTKNRRTHPQRAEQKKFCRRCNGHKMHKETR